The Vicia villosa cultivar HV-30 ecotype Madison, WI linkage group LG1, Vvil1.0, whole genome shotgun sequence genome includes a region encoding these proteins:
- the LOC131660147 gene encoding uncharacterized protein LOC131660147 — protein MKINLSYKKSLPFTQFLGLPHQHLFLHNSTSAFEHHSLIIHSAWWAAAVITVEVSPSQLLMMLQLRIVHHSMPIHAPNCTMRNNDLPVERIAEVNDGKELWKIVVRIHHRWNVVSNNKEHFEMIFVDKLGDDIHVVVPAPRVSVFTEKCLLGHTYTPCEINIFLSDVVGMVDSIGYAQTESGAKKQQISMMLRDHSNNMLNCTLWESCTDQFIRFNKVRVAASLPTVVWFQYAKVKEEGMYPLSVTNTYNVTLLCVDADFPVMKDCIDRMPEESRVTLFDQLGGNSQLSSQSSENQQLTPVQKLFSKAVVLPIAEIIQLTDITFCATVATTKLLVASPFGWYYRACHMCQSIARGDSPPFECEAGHETMAEVLRYKIEIEVTHGGKSCNFLFWNRECEMLLGLSASQLRNTMIQVKWHPRWKNCSVVMIIKNDPIIQQLKEKWGTDEEPIPIQTVIPETLEIKESVDEAKTDANEDCELVTDLEITSEHKPDAVTPAGKRHFPSASSESTDLDGLHDGELSSNKLKKIIEMEKID, from the exons ATGAAAattaatctatcatataagaagagtCTACCATTTACTCAATTCTTAGGCCTTCCACATCAGCATCTGTTCCTTCATAATTCCACATCAGCATTTGAACATCATTCTCTCATCATTCACTCTGCATGGTGGGCTGCGGCAGTTATTACTGTGGAAGTTTCACCCTCCCAGCTTCTCATGATGTTGCAATTACGCATTGTTCATCATTCTATGCCTATCCACGCTCCAAATTGCACAATGCGCAATAATGACCT ACCTGTTGAGAGAATAGCAGAGGTCAACGATGGAAAAGAGCTTTGGAAGATTGTTGTTAGGATTCACCACAGATGGAATGTTGTGTCTAACAACAAGGAACATTTTGAAATGATCTTTGTTGATAAATTG GGAGATGATATTCATGTTGTTGTTCCAGCACCACGTGTGTCGGTGTTCACCGAAAAATGCCTATTAGGGCATACTTATACT CCGTGTGAAATTAATATATTTCTTTCAGATGTCGTTGGAATGGTGGATAGTATTGGTTATGCACAGACTGAGTCGGGCGCAAAGAAGCAGCAAATTAGCATGATGTTGCGTGACCACAG CAACAACATGTTGAACTGTACTCTGTGGGAATCATGCACGGATCAGTTCATCAGGTTTAACAAAGTTAGGGTTGCTGCATCACTCCCTACAGTTGTGTGGTTTCAGTATGCCAAAGTGAAAGAAGAAG GAATGTATCCTCTGTCTGTGACAAACACCTACAATGTGACCCTTTTATGTGTTGATGCTGATTTTCCTGTCATGAAAGACTGTATTGATAG AATGCCTGAGGAGAGCAGGGTAACCCTGTTTGATCAACTCGGAGGGAATTCCCAATTATCCTCCCAGAGTTCTGAAAATCAACAGCTGACTCCTGTGCAAAAATTGTTCTCAAAGGCTGTTGTTTTACCTATTGCTGAGATTATTCAACTTACGGAT ATTACATTTTGTGCTACTGTCGCTACAACAAAATTATTAGTCGCGTCTCCATTTGGATGGTACTATCGTGCCTGTCATATGTGTCAATCTATAGCGCGTGGAGACAGCCCCCCATTTGAGTGTGAAGCTGGTCATGAAACCATGGCTGAAGTCCTTAG GTATAAGATTGAGATTGAGGTTACTCATGGGGGCAAAAGCTGCAATTTTCTGTTCTGGAACAGAGAATGTGAAATGCTCTTAGGTTTATCTGCATCCCAACTTCGTAACACTATGATTCAG GTTAAGTGGCATCCACGCTGGAAGAACTGTTCCGTCGTTATGATTATAAAAAATGATCCTATTATCCAGCAACTTAAGGAAAAGTGGGGAACAGATGAG GAACCTATTCCAATCCAAACTGTAATACCTGAGACTCTGGAG ATTAAAGAGAGTGTTGATGAGGCTAAAACAGATGCCAATGAAGACTGTGAATTGGTTACA GACCTGGAAATTACATCTGAGCACAAGCCTGATGCTGTCACACCTGCTGGTAAGAGGCATTTTCCTAGTGCATCAAGTGAATCCACTGATTTGGACGGATTACATGATGGAGAACTGTCATCAAACAAGCTGAAGAAGATAATTGAAATGGAGAAGATTGATTAG
- the LOC131644695 gene encoding uncharacterized protein LOC131644695, translating into MATGVNRKISAASARSHTRRANKSSSFQLPFGILKTTLAVLFIGFLAWAYQATQPPPPNICGSPDGPPITAPRIKLRDGRHLAYKEHGVPKAEAKYKIISVHGFTSCRHDTVVADTLSPDFVKDLGIYIVSFDRPGYGESDPDPNRTLKSIALDVEELADQLGLGSKFYVVGVSMGGQVVWNCLKHIPNRLAGAALLAPVINFWWHDLPANLSAEAYSQYKLRDQWAIRVAHYTPWLTYWWNTQKWFPICSAISRSLDILSKQDKVLLTKLMDDKDNYVAQVRQQGEYESVHRDLNIGFGSWEYTPLDIQNPFPNNEGSVHLWQGDEDILVPVTLQRYIVQNLPWIHYHELPGSGHLFPHADGVSETILKSLLGVK; encoded by the exons ATGGCCACTGGAGTTAACAGAAAAATTTCTGCAGCATCAGCTCGTTCTCACACCAGGAGGGCTAACAAATCCTCCTCTTTTCAGCTTCCTTTTG GGATACTTAAAACAACATTAGCAGTGTTGTTTATTGGGTTTCTAGCATGGGCTTATCAAGCAACTCAACCTCCTCCTCCCAACATATGTGGCTCTCCTGATGGACCACCTATAACCGCGCCAAGAATCAAACTAAGAGATGGAAGGCATTTGGCATACAAAGAGCACGGTGTTCCTAAAGCCGAAGCAAAGTATAAAATCATCTCTGTTCATGGTTTTACCAGTTGCAGGCATGACACAGTGGTGGCCGACACCCTATCACCC GATTTTGTTAAGGACTTGGGGATCTACATTGTATCTTTTGATAGACCTGGTTACGGTGAGAGCGATCCCGATCCAAACCGTACGTTAAAGAGCATTGCTTTGGATGTAGAAGAGCTTGCTGATCAGCTAGGATTAGGGTCTAAATTTTACGTGGTCGGTGTTTCCATGGGTGGACAAGTTGTTTGGAACTGTCTTAAGCACATACCTAACAG GCTAGCAGGTGCAGCGCTCTTAGCGCCAGTCATCAATTTCTGGTGGCATGATCTTCCTGCAAACTTAAGCGCTGAAGCCTATAGCCAATATAAATTACGTGACCAATGGGCTATTCGTGTTGCACACTACACACCATGGCTAACGTACTGGTGGAACACTCAAAAATGGTTCCCAATTTGTAGTGCGATTTCTCGTAGTCTTGATATCCTTTCAAAACAAGACAAAGTGCTTTTAACTAAGTTGATGGATGATAAAGATAATTATGTG GCACAGGTAAGACAGCAAGGCGAATATGAAAGCGTCCACCGCGACTTAAACATTGGATTCGGGAGCTGGGAGTATACTCCTTTAGACATTCAAAATCCATTTCCAAACAACGAAGGTTCCGTTCATCTTTGGCAAGGAGACGAGGATATTCTTGTTCCCGTTACGCTACAACGATACATTGTGCAAAACCTTCCGTGGATTCACTACCACGAACTTCCAGGTTCTGGCCACCTCTTCCCTCATGCCGATGGAGTGAGTGAAACTATCCTTAAGTCGCTTTTAGGTGTGAAGTAG
- the LOC131644696 gene encoding germin-like protein subfamily 3 member 2 encodes MFNKNNFWLLLMLSIFSLNLITITLASDPDPVQDYCIPNQTFESIKTHHTFHTILPCKNSSQVTADDFIFSNMKTSGNFSETGLSVIPANPTNFPGLNTLGMSFARTDIEVGGINPPHFHPRATELVHVVQGKVYTGFVDSNNRVFARILEQGEVMVFPRGLVHFMMNVGDEVVTLFGSFNGQNPGLTKIPSAVFGSGIDEELLQKAFGLSSKQIGTMKRKLDPKQER; translated from the coding sequence ATGTTTAACAAAAATAACTTCTGGCTTTTGCTTATGCTCTCTATTTTCTCCCTCAACTTAATCACCATCACACTAGCTTCAGACCCTGATCCAGTTCAAGACTATTGCATACCAAACCAAACATTTGAATCCATTAAAACACATCACACCTTTCACACCATTCTCCCATGCAAAAACTCCTCACAAGTCACCGCCGACGACTTCATCTTTTCCAACATGAAAACATCCGGAAACTTCTCAGAAACCGGCTTATCCGTAATACCTGCAAACCCTACAAATTTTCCAGGTCTCAACACGCTCGGCATGTCGTTCGCGAGAACAGACATTGAAGTCGGAGGAATCAATCCACCGCATTTTCATCCAAGAGCTACTGAACTTGTTCATGTGGTTCAAGGAAAAGTTTATACCGGTTTTGTTGATTCTAACAATAGGGTTTTTGCTAGAATACTTGAACAAGGCGAGGTTATGGTTTTTCCTAGAGGACTTGTTCATTTTATGATGAATGTTGGCGATGAAGTTGTTACGTTGTTTGGTAGTTTTAATGGCCAGAATCCTGGTTTGACGAAGATACCTTCTGCTGTGTTTGGTTCCGGGATCGATGAGGAGCTTTTGCAGAAGGCTTTTGGCTTGAGTTCTAAACAGATTGGAACAATGAAAAGAAAACTTGATCCAAAACAAGAAAGGTAG